A single Aminobacterium mobile DSM 12262 DNA region contains:
- a CDS encoding 2-oxoacid:acceptor oxidoreductase family protein, which yields MSRYEIRFAGSGGQGIILAAVIAGEAAALFEEELYVVQTQSYGPEARGGKSKAEVVISTEPIDYPKVTRPNLQVILTQQACEEFSGDTLPGGRIILDDTFVTDFPQVDAYIYHLPISRTAREKIGKELVTNMVALGAVARVLELEHVANPESVKRAILEKVPAGTKELNAQAFEEGYQLFKGSVHL from the coding sequence ATGAGTAGATATGAAATTCGCTTTGCTGGGTCTGGCGGTCAGGGCATTATCTTGGCTGCAGTTATTGCGGGTGAAGCGGCTGCTCTTTTCGAAGAAGAGCTGTACGTTGTTCAGACTCAATCTTATGGTCCTGAAGCTCGAGGTGGAAAATCCAAAGCTGAAGTAGTCATTTCTACAGAACCTATAGATTACCCGAAAGTTACTCGCCCTAACCTGCAGGTTATCTTAACGCAGCAGGCTTGCGAGGAATTTTCTGGAGATACATTGCCAGGTGGACGAATCATATTGGATGACACTTTTGTAACAGATTTTCCACAGGTAGATGCCTACATTTACCATTTACCTATTTCTCGTACTGCTAGGGAAAAAATAGGGAAAGAGCTTGTTACCAATATGGTAGCCTTGGGTGCTGTCGCTCGTGTTCTTGAATTGGAGCATGTGGCAAACCCTGAATCTGTTAAGAGAGCTATCCTTGAAAAAGTTCCAGCTGGCACTAAAGAACTTAATGCACAAGCTTTTGAGGAAGGTTACCAGTTGTTTAAAGGAAGCGTTCATTTGTAA
- a CDS encoding 2-oxoacid:ferredoxin oxidoreductase subunit beta, which produces MPTQEVMSWLRTRFFPHIWCPGCGHGIIMHALLRALVSLDKKKSQTVIASGIGCSSRMPGYIDACTVHTTHGRSLGFATGIKLANPSLTVVDVMGDGDCSAIGGNHFIHACRRNIDITAIVMNNNIYGMTGGQASPTTPQGALATTTPYGAIDPPFDICRLAEGAGASYVARATIANPKMAEQYIMNGINKKGFAVVEIVSSCHTQFGRRNKRRSPMDNINFFRENSVSIAKAKDMSPEELQGKIVVGEFVNRDVPEYTEQYLSLIEMVRGKDHE; this is translated from the coding sequence ATGCCTACTCAGGAAGTTATGAGCTGGCTTAGGACGCGCTTTTTCCCTCATATCTGGTGTCCAGGATGTGGTCATGGGATTATTATGCACGCCTTACTTAGAGCACTTGTGAGTCTAGATAAGAAGAAGAGCCAAACCGTCATTGCATCTGGAATTGGATGCTCTAGCCGTATGCCCGGTTATATAGACGCTTGCACAGTACATACTACGCATGGTCGCTCTTTAGGTTTCGCCACAGGCATAAAATTGGCTAATCCTTCTCTGACTGTAGTGGATGTTATGGGAGATGGAGATTGTTCTGCTATTGGAGGGAACCATTTCATTCATGCATGCCGTAGAAATATTGATATTACGGCCATAGTGATGAACAATAATATTTATGGGATGACTGGAGGCCAAGCTTCTCCTACGACACCTCAGGGTGCTTTAGCCACTACCACTCCCTACGGAGCCATTGATCCTCCTTTCGATATTTGTCGCCTTGCTGAAGGGGCGGGCGCTTCTTATGTTGCCCGTGCTACTATAGCGAATCCTAAAATGGCAGAGCAATATATTATGAACGGTATAAATAAGAAAGGTTTTGCTGTTGTAGAGATAGTGAGTAGCTGCCATACGCAGTTTGGACGCCGCAACAAGAGAAGATCTCCTATGGATAATATTAATTTCTTCCGAGAAAACTCTGTCTCTATAGCGAAAGCGAAAGACATGTCTCCAGAGGAATTACAAGGCAAGATAGTTGTTGGTGAATTTGTCAATAGAGATGTTCCTGAATATACAGAGCAGTATCTCTCTCTCATTGAAATGGTAAGGGGGAAGGATCATGAGTAG
- a CDS encoding 2-oxoacid:acceptor oxidoreductase subunit alpha encodes MPEVRFWQGNEALAHGALAAGCRFFAGYPITPSSEIAEIMALELPRLNGRFLQMEDEIAGIAAIIGASIAGMKSLTATSGPGFSLKQENLGLAYMAEIPIVVVDVMRGGPSTGLPTKVSQQDVMQARWGTHGDHATICYSPSSVQECFDIAIRAFNMAERFRQPVLILSDEVLGHMREKIVLPEAGSYPIMNRKRPVDVPEKFVPYRPDPQDDLPCMASFGDGYTWHVTGLTHNDWGFPTNNPEEIEKKMLRLVRKVSRFRDDVVEYAVEDVEDADVIVVSYGSVARSSLRAVREARSRGLKVGYFRPITLWPFPDKEIERLARKAKAILVPELNCGQMVLEVERAVHGKAKVIPQNLVNGELFQPDDILSAIEEVA; translated from the coding sequence ATGCCTGAGGTCCGGTTTTGGCAAGGAAACGAGGCATTGGCTCACGGGGCTTTGGCTGCAGGATGTAGATTCTTTGCAGGGTACCCCATCACTCCGTCTTCAGAAATAGCTGAAATTATGGCTCTTGAGCTCCCTCGTTTGAATGGGCGGTTTCTCCAGATGGAGGATGAAATTGCCGGTATTGCTGCTATTATTGGTGCTTCTATTGCGGGAATGAAATCTTTAACAGCTACTTCGGGACCTGGCTTTTCCTTAAAGCAGGAGAATCTCGGACTCGCATATATGGCTGAGATTCCTATTGTTGTAGTAGATGTTATGCGTGGGGGGCCTTCTACAGGGCTTCCTACGAAAGTGAGTCAGCAAGATGTGATGCAGGCGCGGTGGGGAACGCATGGAGATCATGCGACTATTTGTTACTCTCCATCTTCAGTTCAAGAATGTTTTGATATAGCTATCAGAGCGTTTAATATGGCTGAGCGTTTTAGACAGCCAGTGCTTATCTTGAGCGATGAAGTGTTGGGACACATGAGAGAAAAAATAGTTCTTCCTGAAGCAGGGTCTTATCCAATAATGAATCGTAAGCGGCCTGTTGATGTTCCGGAAAAATTTGTCCCATATCGTCCAGATCCTCAGGATGATTTGCCGTGCATGGCTTCTTTTGGAGACGGTTATACGTGGCATGTTACGGGATTGACTCATAACGATTGGGGATTTCCTACCAACAACCCGGAAGAAATCGAAAAGAAGATGCTTCGGCTGGTCCGTAAAGTAAGTCGTTTCCGAGATGATGTGGTGGAGTATGCAGTGGAAGACGTAGAAGATGCTGATGTTATTGTCGTTTCTTATGGCAGTGTTGCTCGCTCTAGTTTGAGAGCTGTAAGAGAGGCAAGAAGCAGAGGGCTCAAAGTTGGATATTTCAGACCGATTACTTTGTGGCCTTTCCCTGATAAAGAGATCGAAAGATTGGCACGGAAAGCAAAAGCCATTCTTGTTCCAGAGTTGAATTGCGGACAAATGGTTCTCGAGGTGGAGCGAGCTGTCCATGGTAAAGCTAAGGTTATTCCTCAAAACTTGGTAAATGGAGAGCTTTTCCAACCTGATGATATCCTTTCTGCAATAGAGGAGGTGGCATAA
- a CDS encoding 4Fe-4S dicluster domain-containing protein — translation MPKKFDVSINRTWCKGCGLCINVCPKKVLSFNEQRKAQPEKPEDCIGCRQCENICPDFAVTVKEEKEDA, via the coding sequence TTGCCAAAAAAATTTGATGTAAGTATTAATCGGACATGGTGTAAAGGATGTGGCTTGTGTATTAATGTATGCCCCAAAAAGGTTCTTAGTTTCAATGAACAAAGAAAGGCTCAGCCCGAAAAACCAGAAGATTGTATAGGTTGTAGACAGTGTGAAAATATTTGCCCAGATTTTGCTGTAACTGTAAAGGAGGAAAAAGAGGATGCCTGA
- the tsaB gene encoding tRNA (adenosine(37)-N6)-threonylcarbamoyltransferase complex dimerization subunit type 1 TsaB: protein MNQNIILGLDCATRWTNLGVSVDGTIIGEINVNIGREQASKLPELVNKLLDLTDIALNQLSAVALTVGPGYFTGVRVGLAYGCALAKGLGISVIPLTTLEVMAFPVVRMGVVAIPIIWAGRGGVYCAVYDNKDGEMNVLCPPLFCCATDLHEMATRIPSDVPSQWLCDDKSRIMTLLSEEKVSNCIHLIPSGGNIAQLGHIRRNMNTPADRVQAYYLREPDFGKN from the coding sequence ATGAATCAAAATATTATTTTAGGTTTAGATTGTGCGACCCGATGGACTAATCTCGGAGTGTCGGTAGATGGAACTATCATAGGAGAAATAAATGTGAACATAGGGAGAGAACAGGCCTCTAAACTCCCGGAGTTAGTGAATAAACTTCTTGATTTAACAGATATTGCACTGAATCAACTCTCTGCTGTAGCGTTAACTGTTGGGCCAGGATATTTTACAGGAGTGAGGGTAGGGCTTGCTTACGGATGCGCTCTTGCAAAAGGATTAGGTATTTCTGTAATTCCTCTCACCACTCTAGAGGTCATGGCATTCCCTGTAGTACGCATGGGAGTTGTTGCTATTCCCATTATCTGGGCAGGACGGGGGGGAGTGTACTGTGCCGTTTATGATAATAAGGATGGTGAGATGAATGTTCTTTGTCCGCCTCTTTTTTGTTGCGCGACTGATCTTCACGAAATGGCGACTCGAATACCTTCTGATGTCCCTTCCCAATGGCTTTGTGATGATAAAAGCAGAATAATGACTCTATTGTCTGAAGAAAAAGTTTCAAATTGTATCCATTTAATCCCTTCTGGTGGCAATATCGCTCAATTGGGGCATATAAGAAGAAATATGAATACGCCTGCTGATAGAGTTCAAGCTTATTATTTAAGAGAGCCAGATTTCGGGAAAAATTAA
- the tsaE gene encoding tRNA (adenosine(37)-N6)-threonylcarbamoyltransferase complex ATPase subunit type 1 TsaE: MKFISSSPEETVLLGQIMSHHVYPGLVILLYGDLGAGKTELVRGLGDGLGIRGVRSPSFTLINEYKGQLLLAHVDLYRLHKGAEDELGLFEYIDEGFVVVIEWPNRLATVPDTDVWLFSFEIKNQNTREITLSARGPKAEKALYALLSDVKEGLE; this comes from the coding sequence ATGAAATTCATATCCTCATCTCCAGAAGAAACAGTTCTCTTGGGGCAAATTATGTCACATCATGTTTATCCTGGTCTTGTCATTTTACTTTACGGAGATCTAGGGGCTGGAAAAACGGAACTTGTCAGAGGTCTTGGTGATGGCCTGGGTATTCGTGGGGTTCGAAGTCCTTCTTTTACTCTTATTAATGAGTATAAAGGGCAATTATTACTCGCTCATGTTGATCTTTATCGGTTACATAAAGGGGCGGAAGATGAATTAGGCCTTTTTGAATATATTGACGAGGGATTTGTAGTAGTTATAGAGTGGCCTAATCGACTCGCTACTGTGCCTGATACAGATGTTTGGCTGTTTTCCTTTGAAATAAAAAATCAAAACACTCGAGAAATAACTTTATCTGCGAGAGGTCCAAAAGCTGAAAAAGCTCTTTACGCTCTTTTGTCAGATGTCAAGGAGGGGCTGGAATGA
- a CDS encoding bifunctional ADP-dependent NAD(P)H-hydrate dehydratase/NAD(P)H-hydrate epimerase — protein MKFYDVSSVRQADENAIKKLGIPGVVLMENAGREASRIVVEKYPYAQKICIVAGSGNKGGDGYVMARHFKERGLDPLIVLTSPKEKIHGDARINLDIAERLCIPIYFSSECSDEDLRILFRSNDIVVDCLLGTGSIGAPRGEVERAIRLLQGRRGIVSIDIPSGVNGVTGEIYEPCIDAEITITMLAPKTGLVVMPGSEKVGELYVAHLGVSPEAILDDKPRAFLWDEKNTAAYLSPRPLGLHKGGRGTLLIVGGSYLYRGAPLLSALGALRSGCGVVIVAAPTEVCESGSSFLPEAVFHPLDNPEEVESLLSWENRATMTVVGPGLGRGERGRCLMDFLWNQWAHPLLIDGDGLYWLSEMKGCLRKRRDVILTPHEGEAATLLGTSAQTIASSRLAAARDIALEWGTVVLKGYRSIIDNGAETAIISRGGPELSIPGSGDVLTGIIGCLVAGNHFSLLEGAASGAWIHGQAGSCLSCQRGVDGLLARDVANYIPTVLAELRGNHEKAKS, from the coding sequence TTGAAATTTTACGATGTTTCAAGTGTACGGCAAGCCGATGAAAATGCCATAAAGAAACTGGGCATACCTGGTGTTGTTCTTATGGAAAATGCAGGGAGAGAAGCGTCGCGTATCGTTGTTGAAAAATATCCTTACGCTCAAAAGATTTGTATTGTCGCTGGTTCGGGAAATAAAGGTGGGGATGGCTATGTTATGGCGAGGCATTTTAAAGAACGAGGTCTCGATCCTCTGATAGTTTTGACCTCTCCTAAAGAGAAAATTCATGGAGATGCTCGTATAAATTTAGACATTGCAGAAAGACTTTGTATTCCTATCTATTTTTCTTCAGAGTGTTCAGATGAAGATCTGAGAATACTTTTCCGATCAAACGATATTGTAGTAGATTGTCTTTTAGGTACTGGAAGCATAGGGGCTCCGCGAGGCGAAGTAGAGAGGGCTATTCGTTTACTCCAGGGAAGGCGTGGCATTGTCTCTATTGATATTCCTAGTGGAGTTAACGGCGTTACGGGAGAAATTTACGAGCCATGTATAGATGCGGAAATAACTATTACAATGCTTGCTCCTAAGACAGGTCTTGTAGTTATGCCTGGATCTGAAAAAGTGGGAGAGCTTTATGTAGCTCATCTTGGTGTCTCTCCAGAAGCTATTCTTGATGACAAACCAAGAGCTTTTTTGTGGGATGAGAAAAATACAGCTGCTTACTTGTCTCCTCGCCCCCTGGGTTTGCATAAAGGAGGGAGAGGTACTCTTCTCATTGTTGGGGGGAGCTATTTGTATCGAGGAGCCCCCTTGCTTTCCGCTTTGGGTGCATTAAGGAGCGGTTGTGGAGTAGTAATAGTGGCAGCTCCAACGGAAGTTTGTGAATCCGGATCTTCTTTTTTGCCGGAAGCAGTTTTTCATCCTCTTGATAATCCAGAGGAGGTAGAATCGCTGCTTTCATGGGAGAATCGTGCTACCATGACTGTTGTGGGACCAGGTTTGGGACGAGGGGAGAGAGGACGTTGCCTCATGGATTTTTTATGGAACCAGTGGGCTCATCCTTTGCTAATTGATGGAGATGGGTTATATTGGCTTTCCGAAATGAAAGGGTGTCTGAGAAAGCGTCGTGATGTTATTCTTACTCCTCATGAAGGTGAAGCTGCTACATTGCTTGGAACCTCCGCTCAAACGATAGCTAGTTCTAGGCTTGCAGCGGCTCGGGACATAGCTCTGGAATGGGGCACTGTCGTTTTGAAGGGGTATAGATCTATTATTGATAACGGAGCAGAAACTGCAATTATAAGCAGAGGTGGTCCTGAATTATCTATCCCTGGATCTGGAGATGTCCTTACAGGAATTATAGGATGTCTTGTTGCTGGGAATCACTTTTCGTTGTTAGAAGGAGCCGCATCAGGGGCATGGATTCACGGACAAGCAGGTTCTTGCCTCTCATGTCAGCGGGGTGTAGATGGCCTTCTAGCGCGAGATGTGGCAAATTATATCCCTACAGTTCTCGCAGAGCTGAGAGGTAATCATGAGAAGGCGAAAAGTTAA
- a CDS encoding holo-ACP synthase encodes MIQGIGVDLCCISRIGELVKNRRFLQRVFHEEEQDYAFKKPVPARHLAASFAAREAFVKASGLDFFQIVFRGVWIRRFSTGPSIVFSPQIEQWMNKHCLLAHLSLSHDGDFALAFVLLEKR; translated from the coding sequence ATGATTCAAGGCATAGGGGTTGATTTATGCTGTATCTCCAGAATAGGGGAACTTGTTAAGAATCGCCGTTTTCTTCAAAGGGTTTTTCATGAAGAAGAGCAGGATTATGCCTTTAAGAAACCCGTTCCTGCAAGACATCTTGCTGCTTCTTTTGCAGCACGCGAGGCGTTTGTCAAGGCTTCTGGTCTTGATTTTTTTCAGATTGTTTTTCGAGGAGTATGGATTCGGCGATTTTCGACGGGTCCTTCAATTGTTTTTTCTCCACAAATAGAACAGTGGATGAATAAACACTGTTTGTTAGCCCATCTGAGCCTTTCTCATGATGGAGATTTTGCCCTCGCTTTTGTTCTGCTTGAGAAGAGGTGA
- a CDS encoding ATP-binding protein gives MLNHETVNKLKQMKLNGMVDALQQQEDESVFQELGFSERLGLLVDREFSRRQHNRLQRLIHAAKFQNSSACVEDINYLQDRHLDRNLILELASCNYIPHAENVIIVGPTGAGKSYLAQAFGQAACRRLLSTRYIHLSDLFDELSLARSKGPEALLRLRKQFIKYDLLIIDEWLLFPISEADTEQLLWIIDRRHNHKATIIASQYEPAEWLDQIPIPVAAEAVTDRLASKAYKIIIKGKDSMRKLI, from the coding sequence ATGTTGAATCATGAAACCGTCAACAAACTTAAACAGATGAAATTGAACGGTATGGTCGATGCATTGCAGCAGCAGGAAGATGAATCTGTTTTTCAGGAGCTGGGCTTTAGCGAACGGCTGGGTCTTCTGGTCGACCGGGAATTCAGCCGGCGTCAGCATAATCGTCTGCAACGGCTTATTCATGCGGCCAAATTCCAGAACTCGTCAGCCTGTGTTGAAGATATCAACTATCTGCAGGACCGGCATCTGGATCGCAACCTCATTCTTGAGCTGGCATCCTGCAACTATATTCCGCATGCTGAAAATGTCATCATTGTCGGTCCGACCGGAGCTGGAAAATCGTATCTGGCCCAGGCTTTCGGACAGGCTGCCTGCCGGCGCTTGCTTTCCACACGGTATATTCATTTGTCCGATTTATTTGACGAACTCAGTCTGGCCAGATCAAAAGGGCCTGAAGCGTTGCTGCGGCTGCGCAAACAGTTCATCAAGTATGACCTTCTCATTATCGACGAGTGGCTTTTGTTTCCGATCAGCGAAGCCGATACGGAGCAGTTGCTCTGGATTATTGACCGGAGACATAATCACAAGGCCACGATTATTGCGTCTCAGTATGAACCGGCTGAGTGGCTCGACCAGATCCCCATTCCGGTTGCCGCCGAAGCCGTGACCGATCGTTTAGCATCCAAGGCCTACAAAATCATCATCAAAGGGAAGGATTCCATGCGTAAACTGATCTAG
- the istA gene encoding IS21 family transposase, translating into MTDYVTIIRAVYSGLSQRQVAATHKVSRNTVALLVRQAKASGWLTLDDLESVDNAAISEKLNKTASSTRDVTFTMPDYEYVHQELAKPHVTLKLLWEEYVEACQQNGERFYMETQFRQYYHKFARVHKATIRLEHKPALSMEVDWAGTKLGFFDTEMGKLAEASLFVAVLPCSQLIYAQPFRDEKMPSWIAGHVHAFHYFAGVPKTLVPDNLKTGVRQSGFYEPELNHTYQEMAAHYGTVILPARVRKPKDKASVENSVLIASRKIMAKLRNVQILSFQDLQQRVQIALNQVNEAPLTGKNESRWSSYLAEEKDYMLPLPASPYELAQWSKAKVQPNCHIAYQRKYYSVPFEYLGEEIDVRATQQTIEIFYHHQRIASHRRLWGQSDYATIVEHMPPDKLFFADWNRDRFLAWADTIGPATKKVIAAILDRAVIEQQAYRSCFGVLNLHDTYSANRLEKASQVILSHTSAPTYRQLKSILDKNMDVPKPQKETKASEKPARRGFQRGADYFGGASHVES; encoded by the coding sequence ATGACCGACTATGTAACAATCATCAGGGCTGTGTACAGTGGACTCAGCCAGCGACAAGTGGCAGCGACCCATAAGGTATCAAGAAATACCGTAGCGCTTCTTGTCCGACAAGCAAAAGCCAGTGGATGGCTGACCCTGGACGACCTGGAATCTGTGGATAATGCCGCCATATCAGAAAAGCTGAATAAAACAGCGAGTTCGACGCGTGATGTGACATTCACAATGCCGGATTATGAGTACGTGCATCAGGAACTGGCCAAACCCCATGTCACGCTGAAACTGCTCTGGGAGGAATATGTCGAAGCCTGCCAGCAAAACGGCGAACGGTTTTACATGGAGACACAGTTCCGACAGTACTATCACAAATTCGCCCGAGTCCACAAAGCCACTATCCGACTGGAACATAAACCTGCGCTGTCGATGGAGGTCGACTGGGCCGGCACGAAGCTTGGATTTTTTGACACTGAAATGGGAAAACTGGCAGAAGCCTCGTTGTTTGTTGCCGTTTTGCCCTGCAGTCAGCTCATCTACGCTCAGCCGTTTCGGGATGAAAAGATGCCGTCATGGATCGCCGGCCATGTTCATGCTTTTCATTATTTCGCCGGTGTTCCCAAAACACTGGTCCCAGATAACTTGAAGACCGGAGTCAGGCAATCCGGATTTTACGAACCGGAACTCAATCACACCTATCAGGAAATGGCCGCTCACTACGGAACCGTGATTTTACCGGCACGGGTAAGAAAACCAAAGGATAAGGCCTCGGTTGAAAACAGTGTCCTGATTGCGTCCCGAAAAATCATGGCCAAGCTGCGCAATGTGCAAATCCTGTCGTTTCAGGATCTGCAGCAACGTGTCCAGATCGCCTTGAATCAGGTTAATGAAGCACCCCTGACAGGGAAAAACGAGAGCCGATGGTCATCCTATCTTGCCGAAGAAAAGGACTATATGCTCCCGCTTCCCGCGTCCCCCTATGAACTGGCTCAATGGAGTAAAGCCAAGGTGCAGCCGAATTGCCATATTGCTTATCAGCGTAAATACTATTCTGTCCCATTTGAGTATCTGGGCGAAGAAATCGATGTCCGGGCAACTCAGCAGACGATAGAAATATTCTATCACCATCAGCGGATCGCGTCACATCGAAGGCTGTGGGGTCAGTCCGATTATGCAACGATTGTCGAGCACATGCCGCCGGATAAGCTCTTCTTCGCAGACTGGAACCGGGACCGGTTTCTTGCTTGGGCTGACACAATCGGACCAGCGACAAAAAAAGTTATTGCCGCGATCCTTGACCGTGCGGTTATTGAACAACAGGCCTACCGATCGTGCTTCGGTGTTCTGAATCTGCATGACACATACAGCGCGAATCGACTGGAGAAAGCCAGTCAGGTCATTCTCTCGCATACGTCCGCTCCGACCTATCGTCAGCTCAAGAGCATCCTTGATAAAAATATGGATGTTCCCAAACCACAAAAAGAGACAAAAGCATCTGAAAAACCTGCCAGACGTGGATTCCAGCGTGGTGCAGACTATTTTGGAGGTGCCAGCCATGTTGAATCATGA
- the proC gene encoding pyrroline-5-carboxylate reductase, which translates to MTFRVAVIGAGMLGGSVAKGLAQKGCHVVAADKNLEKAKHLEEAGIVLLHDNVEAIRQADVVFFALKPHIQLPVISLLVEELKGKLCFSMAAGVQIGQLFSVAPEVHWVRGMTNICASVNAAFTAFTLSQDTTDQDRDTAIKLFSLLGEVEETEETYLDAITAISGSGPAYIFTVLEALTYGGLRVGIPKDLALKASAATMIGAARLVLETGKHPAELKDGVVTPGGTTIEGLYELEEGDVRSAFIRAITSATQRGKELAKESKNS; encoded by the coding sequence ATGACTTTTCGCGTTGCTGTAATTGGAGCAGGCATGTTAGGCGGATCTGTTGCGAAAGGATTAGCGCAAAAGGGTTGCCATGTGGTGGCTGCGGATAAAAATCTAGAGAAGGCTAAACATTTAGAAGAGGCGGGAATAGTTCTTCTTCATGACAATGTAGAAGCAATTCGTCAAGCAGATGTGGTTTTTTTTGCATTGAAACCCCATATCCAGTTGCCGGTAATCTCCTTGCTCGTTGAAGAATTAAAAGGAAAACTATGTTTCTCCATGGCGGCAGGTGTGCAGATAGGACAGCTTTTTTCTGTGGCGCCTGAAGTTCATTGGGTTCGTGGAATGACAAATATATGTGCATCTGTAAATGCAGCCTTTACAGCTTTTACTCTGTCTCAAGATACGACGGATCAGGATCGGGATACAGCTATAAAACTCTTTTCTCTTTTGGGAGAGGTAGAGGAGACTGAAGAGACCTACCTTGACGCTATAACAGCCATATCTGGCTCTGGTCCAGCATATATCTTTACAGTTTTGGAGGCTCTTACCTATGGGGGCCTTCGAGTTGGCATTCCTAAAGATTTAGCCCTAAAAGCTTCTGCTGCTACAATGATTGGGGCAGCTCGACTTGTACTGGAAACAGGGAAGCATCCGGCAGAGTTAAAAGATGGGGTTGTAACTCCTGGTGGGACCACAATAGAAGGCCTTTATGAACTAGAAGAAGGCGATGTTCGAAGTGCTTTCATCCGAGCCATTACTTCTGCTACGCAGAGAGGGAAGGAACTGGCTAAGGAAAGTAAAAACAGTTAA
- the rlmB gene encoding 23S rRNA (guanosine(2251)-2'-O)-methyltransferase RlmB: MAKKQDRDAIDQEFIWGRQPVLDLLRHSPEKCLKLWISERAQSAFVNEFVTLAKSASVIFQKVPPSVLDEMCPKELHQGVIARITAVEQIDLDIFLKSPCAQAKHILIVVLDHILDPHNIGAIVRTAEAAGAAAVIYPRRRSALPGGTVVKVSAGAALRVPMIAVTNIAQTLLRLQEEGFWIVGLDHNAEQSFWEASYPKRTILVIGAEGEGLSRLVKERCDLLFRIPMTGETGSLNASVAAALGMFEWARAWGKQEQ, translated from the coding sequence ATGGCGAAAAAACAGGATCGTGATGCCATTGATCAGGAATTTATATGGGGTCGCCAGCCAGTATTGGATTTACTACGGCATTCCCCGGAAAAATGTTTAAAATTATGGATCTCAGAGAGAGCTCAATCGGCTTTTGTTAACGAATTTGTAACACTTGCTAAGTCAGCAAGTGTTATTTTTCAGAAGGTACCGCCATCGGTTCTTGATGAAATGTGCCCCAAAGAGCTTCATCAAGGTGTCATAGCCCGAATTACGGCAGTGGAACAGATAGACCTTGATATATTTCTTAAGAGTCCTTGTGCTCAAGCTAAACATATATTGATCGTTGTATTAGACCATATCCTTGATCCTCACAATATTGGTGCTATTGTGAGAACAGCAGAGGCGGCAGGGGCTGCGGCAGTTATCTATCCCCGACGGCGCTCTGCACTACCTGGTGGTACAGTAGTAAAGGTGAGTGCAGGAGCTGCTCTGCGCGTTCCTATGATTGCTGTAACAAATATTGCACAGACGTTGTTACGGTTGCAAGAAGAGGGATTTTGGATTGTTGGCCTAGATCACAATGCAGAGCAATCTTTTTGGGAGGCTTCTTACCCGAAACGTACAATTCTCGTGATAGGGGCAGAAGGAGAGGGATTGTCTCGTCTGGTAAAGGAACGCTGTGATCTTCTCTTCCGTATCCCTATGACTGGAGAAACTGGGTCTCTCAATGCTAGTGTTGCTGCGGCTCTTGGCATGTTTGAATGGGCGAGGGCCTGGGGAAAACAAGAACAATAG